A genome region from Bombus terrestris chromosome 10, iyBomTerr1.2, whole genome shotgun sequence includes the following:
- the LOC105666163 gene encoding zinc transporter 2 isoform X7, which yields MDEERIKLFEDKAVYGYGTSIPPNNNEMDENEETSSRKVIFCVHGKLSGCCTVVKGSATSIDETTETAATAVTATALAIGGADFQQTPSTVPEDHCHRERDEEIDKKARKKLLLASTLCVIFMIAEIVGGVLSNSLAIATDAAHLLTDFASFMISLFSIWVANRPATKKMPFGWYRAEVIGALTSVLLIWVVTGILFYLAVERIIHKSFQLDSTVMLITSGVGVAVNLVMGLSLHEHGHSHGHGSEKPNRNIDNERLDDENLSHKRKNINVRAAFIHVLGDFIQSIGVFVAALVIYFKPNWSIVDPICTFLFSLLVILTTVAIIKDVMNVLMEGIPKGFEYSQVESTFMQIEGVMKVHNLRIWALSLDKTALSAHLAIKPGASPHNILRTATRNIHDKYKFFEMTLQIEEFDERMENCKQCKALSQ from the exons ATGGACGAGGAAAGGATCAAGCT ATTCGAAGACAAGGCTGTATACGGATATGGGACGAGCATTCCACCGAATAACAATGAGATGGATGAGAACGAAGAGACCTCGTCGCGGAAGGTGATCTTTTGCGTTCACGGCAAGCTTTCTGGTTGTTGTACGGTTGTGAAGGGCAGTGCTACATCGATCGATGAAACTACCGAAACAGCCGCAACTGCAGTTACTGCCACCGCTCTCGCCATCGGCGGAGCCGATTTCCAACAAACTCCTTCCA CTGTACCAGAGGACCATTGTCACAGGGAAAGAGACGAAGAGATCGATAAAAAGGCAAGAAAGAAATTACTGCTTGCCAGTACGTTGTGCGTAATTTTTATGATAGCAGAAATCGTAG GTGGAGTATTATCGAATAGTTTGGCGATCGCAACGGATGCTGCGCACCTATTAACCGATTTTGCATCGTTTATGATCTCTTTATTCTCGATATGGGTAGCTAATAGACCGGCAACGAAAAAAATGCCCTTTGGATGGTATCGAGCGGAA GTGATAGGAGCCTTGACGTCGGTTTTACTAATATGGGTAGTTACGGGAATTCTTTTTTATCTGGCAGTCGAGAGAATAATTCACAAAAGTTTTCAACTAGATAGCACCGTCATGTTGATTACCTCTGGCGTTGGCGTTGCGGTAAATCTAGT AATGGGCTTATCGCTGCATGAGCACGGCCATAGTCATGGACATGGTTCAGAGAAGCCGAATCGAAATATAGACAACGAGAGACTCGATGACGAAAATCTGTCTCACAAGAGGAAAAATATCAACGTTCGCGCTGCTTTTATTCACGTTTTAGGAGACTTCATACAAAGCATAGGGGTTTTCGTTGCAGCATTGGTTATTTATTTCAAG CCAAACTGGAGCATAGTCGATCCAATTTGCACTTTCCTCTTTTCACTGTTGGTAATATTAACCACGGTTGCAATAATCAAAGACGTGATGAACGTTTTAATGGAAGGAATTCCAAAAGGATTTGAATATTCCCAAGTGGAGAGTACATTTATGCAAATCGAAGGTGTGATGAAGGTGCACAATCTTCGTATCTGGGCGCTTTCGCTGGATAAAACCGCGTTATCCGCGCATCTTGCAATAA AACCAGGTGCGAGTCCTCACAATATACTGCGTACTGCTACTAGAAATATTCACGATAAGTACAAATTTTTCGAAATGACGCTTCAAATAGAGGAATTCGATGAACGAATGGAAAATTGTAAACAATGCAAGGCGTTATCGCAATAG
- the LOC105666163 gene encoding zinc transporter 2 isoform X5, which produces MDEERIKLYLPRERKQGERKTLRARGLFEDKAVYGYGTSIPPNNNEMDENEETSSRKVIFCVHGKLSGCCTVVKGSATSIDETTETAATAVTATALAIGGADFQQTPSTVPEDHCHRERDEEIDKKARKKLLLASTLCVIFMIAEIVGGVLSNSLAIATDAAHLLTDFASFMISLFSIWVANRPATKKMPFGWYRAEVIGALTSVLLIWVVTGILFYLAVERIIHKSFQLDSTVMLITSGVGVAVNLVMGLSLHEHGHSHGHGSEKPNRNIDNERLDDENLSHKRKNINVRAAFIHVLGDFIQSIGVFVAALVIYFKPNWSIVDPICTFLFSLLVILTTVAIIKDVMNVLMEGIPKGFEYSQVESTFMQIEGVMKVHNLRIWALSLDKTALSAHLAIKPGASPHNILRTATRNIHDKYKFFEMTLQIEEFDERMENCKQCKALSQ; this is translated from the exons ATGGACGAGGAAAGGATCAAGCT TTATCTTCCGCGTGAACGAAAACAAGGAGAGAGGAAAACATTACGGGCCAGAGGATT ATTCGAAGACAAGGCTGTATACGGATATGGGACGAGCATTCCACCGAATAACAATGAGATGGATGAGAACGAAGAGACCTCGTCGCGGAAGGTGATCTTTTGCGTTCACGGCAAGCTTTCTGGTTGTTGTACGGTTGTGAAGGGCAGTGCTACATCGATCGATGAAACTACCGAAACAGCCGCAACTGCAGTTACTGCCACCGCTCTCGCCATCGGCGGAGCCGATTTCCAACAAACTCCTTCCA CTGTACCAGAGGACCATTGTCACAGGGAAAGAGACGAAGAGATCGATAAAAAGGCAAGAAAGAAATTACTGCTTGCCAGTACGTTGTGCGTAATTTTTATGATAGCAGAAATCGTAG GTGGAGTATTATCGAATAGTTTGGCGATCGCAACGGATGCTGCGCACCTATTAACCGATTTTGCATCGTTTATGATCTCTTTATTCTCGATATGGGTAGCTAATAGACCGGCAACGAAAAAAATGCCCTTTGGATGGTATCGAGCGGAA GTGATAGGAGCCTTGACGTCGGTTTTACTAATATGGGTAGTTACGGGAATTCTTTTTTATCTGGCAGTCGAGAGAATAATTCACAAAAGTTTTCAACTAGATAGCACCGTCATGTTGATTACCTCTGGCGTTGGCGTTGCGGTAAATCTAGT AATGGGCTTATCGCTGCATGAGCACGGCCATAGTCATGGACATGGTTCAGAGAAGCCGAATCGAAATATAGACAACGAGAGACTCGATGACGAAAATCTGTCTCACAAGAGGAAAAATATCAACGTTCGCGCTGCTTTTATTCACGTTTTAGGAGACTTCATACAAAGCATAGGGGTTTTCGTTGCAGCATTGGTTATTTATTTCAAG CCAAACTGGAGCATAGTCGATCCAATTTGCACTTTCCTCTTTTCACTGTTGGTAATATTAACCACGGTTGCAATAATCAAAGACGTGATGAACGTTTTAATGGAAGGAATTCCAAAAGGATTTGAATATTCCCAAGTGGAGAGTACATTTATGCAAATCGAAGGTGTGATGAAGGTGCACAATCTTCGTATCTGGGCGCTTTCGCTGGATAAAACCGCGTTATCCGCGCATCTTGCAATAA AACCAGGTGCGAGTCCTCACAATATACTGCGTACTGCTACTAGAAATATTCACGATAAGTACAAATTTTTCGAAATGACGCTTCAAATAGAGGAATTCGATGAACGAATGGAAAATTGTAAACAATGCAAGGCGTTATCGCAATAG
- the LOC105666163 gene encoding zinc transporter 2 isoform X3: MDGNGIEYHENEEKPECITSPAFHNLTETISTELIAFEDKAVYGYGTSIPPNNNEMDENEETSSRKVIFCVHGKLSGCCTVVKGSATSIDETTETAATAVTATALAIGGADFQQTPSTVPEDHCHRERDEEIDKKARKKLLLASTLCVIFMIAEIVGGVLSNSLAIATDAAHLLTDFASFMISLFSIWVANRPATKKMPFGWYRAEVIGALTSVLLIWVVTGILFYLAVERIIHKSFQLDSTVMLITSGVGVAVNLVMGLSLHEHGHSHGHGSEKPNRNIDNERLDDENLSHKRKNINVRAAFIHVLGDFIQSIGVFVAALVIYFKPNWSIVDPICTFLFSLLVILTTVAIIKDVMNVLMEGIPKGFEYSQVESTFMQIEGVMKVHNLRIWALSLDKTALSAHLAIKPGASPHNILRTATRNIHDKYKFFEMTLQIEEFDERMENCKQCKALSQ; this comes from the exons ATGGACGGTAACGGTATAGAATATCATGAAAACGAAGAGAAACCAGAATGTATTACGAGTCCCGCGTTCCATAACTTGACAGAAACCATTTCCACGGAATTGATCGC ATTCGAAGACAAGGCTGTATACGGATATGGGACGAGCATTCCACCGAATAACAATGAGATGGATGAGAACGAAGAGACCTCGTCGCGGAAGGTGATCTTTTGCGTTCACGGCAAGCTTTCTGGTTGTTGTACGGTTGTGAAGGGCAGTGCTACATCGATCGATGAAACTACCGAAACAGCCGCAACTGCAGTTACTGCCACCGCTCTCGCCATCGGCGGAGCCGATTTCCAACAAACTCCTTCCA CTGTACCAGAGGACCATTGTCACAGGGAAAGAGACGAAGAGATCGATAAAAAGGCAAGAAAGAAATTACTGCTTGCCAGTACGTTGTGCGTAATTTTTATGATAGCAGAAATCGTAG GTGGAGTATTATCGAATAGTTTGGCGATCGCAACGGATGCTGCGCACCTATTAACCGATTTTGCATCGTTTATGATCTCTTTATTCTCGATATGGGTAGCTAATAGACCGGCAACGAAAAAAATGCCCTTTGGATGGTATCGAGCGGAA GTGATAGGAGCCTTGACGTCGGTTTTACTAATATGGGTAGTTACGGGAATTCTTTTTTATCTGGCAGTCGAGAGAATAATTCACAAAAGTTTTCAACTAGATAGCACCGTCATGTTGATTACCTCTGGCGTTGGCGTTGCGGTAAATCTAGT AATGGGCTTATCGCTGCATGAGCACGGCCATAGTCATGGACATGGTTCAGAGAAGCCGAATCGAAATATAGACAACGAGAGACTCGATGACGAAAATCTGTCTCACAAGAGGAAAAATATCAACGTTCGCGCTGCTTTTATTCACGTTTTAGGAGACTTCATACAAAGCATAGGGGTTTTCGTTGCAGCATTGGTTATTTATTTCAAG CCAAACTGGAGCATAGTCGATCCAATTTGCACTTTCCTCTTTTCACTGTTGGTAATATTAACCACGGTTGCAATAATCAAAGACGTGATGAACGTTTTAATGGAAGGAATTCCAAAAGGATTTGAATATTCCCAAGTGGAGAGTACATTTATGCAAATCGAAGGTGTGATGAAGGTGCACAATCTTCGTATCTGGGCGCTTTCGCTGGATAAAACCGCGTTATCCGCGCATCTTGCAATAA AACCAGGTGCGAGTCCTCACAATATACTGCGTACTGCTACTAGAAATATTCACGATAAGTACAAATTTTTCGAAATGACGCTTCAAATAGAGGAATTCGATGAACGAATGGAAAATTGTAAACAATGCAAGGCGTTATCGCAATAG
- the LOC105666163 gene encoding zinc transporter 2 isoform X6 yields MDKAFRSNHTSFEDKAVYGYGTSIPPNNNEMDENEETSSRKVIFCVHGKLSGCCTVVKGSATSIDETTETAATAVTATALAIGGADFQQTPSTVPEDHCHRERDEEIDKKARKKLLLASTLCVIFMIAEIVGGVLSNSLAIATDAAHLLTDFASFMISLFSIWVANRPATKKMPFGWYRAEVIGALTSVLLIWVVTGILFYLAVERIIHKSFQLDSTVMLITSGVGVAVNLVMGLSLHEHGHSHGHGSEKPNRNIDNERLDDENLSHKRKNINVRAAFIHVLGDFIQSIGVFVAALVIYFKPNWSIVDPICTFLFSLLVILTTVAIIKDVMNVLMEGIPKGFEYSQVESTFMQIEGVMKVHNLRIWALSLDKTALSAHLAIKPGASPHNILRTATRNIHDKYKFFEMTLQIEEFDERMENCKQCKALSQ; encoded by the exons ATTCGAAGACAAGGCTGTATACGGATATGGGACGAGCATTCCACCGAATAACAATGAGATGGATGAGAACGAAGAGACCTCGTCGCGGAAGGTGATCTTTTGCGTTCACGGCAAGCTTTCTGGTTGTTGTACGGTTGTGAAGGGCAGTGCTACATCGATCGATGAAACTACCGAAACAGCCGCAACTGCAGTTACTGCCACCGCTCTCGCCATCGGCGGAGCCGATTTCCAACAAACTCCTTCCA CTGTACCAGAGGACCATTGTCACAGGGAAAGAGACGAAGAGATCGATAAAAAGGCAAGAAAGAAATTACTGCTTGCCAGTACGTTGTGCGTAATTTTTATGATAGCAGAAATCGTAG GTGGAGTATTATCGAATAGTTTGGCGATCGCAACGGATGCTGCGCACCTATTAACCGATTTTGCATCGTTTATGATCTCTTTATTCTCGATATGGGTAGCTAATAGACCGGCAACGAAAAAAATGCCCTTTGGATGGTATCGAGCGGAA GTGATAGGAGCCTTGACGTCGGTTTTACTAATATGGGTAGTTACGGGAATTCTTTTTTATCTGGCAGTCGAGAGAATAATTCACAAAAGTTTTCAACTAGATAGCACCGTCATGTTGATTACCTCTGGCGTTGGCGTTGCGGTAAATCTAGT AATGGGCTTATCGCTGCATGAGCACGGCCATAGTCATGGACATGGTTCAGAGAAGCCGAATCGAAATATAGACAACGAGAGACTCGATGACGAAAATCTGTCTCACAAGAGGAAAAATATCAACGTTCGCGCTGCTTTTATTCACGTTTTAGGAGACTTCATACAAAGCATAGGGGTTTTCGTTGCAGCATTGGTTATTTATTTCAAG CCAAACTGGAGCATAGTCGATCCAATTTGCACTTTCCTCTTTTCACTGTTGGTAATATTAACCACGGTTGCAATAATCAAAGACGTGATGAACGTTTTAATGGAAGGAATTCCAAAAGGATTTGAATATTCCCAAGTGGAGAGTACATTTATGCAAATCGAAGGTGTGATGAAGGTGCACAATCTTCGTATCTGGGCGCTTTCGCTGGATAAAACCGCGTTATCCGCGCATCTTGCAATAA AACCAGGTGCGAGTCCTCACAATATACTGCGTACTGCTACTAGAAATATTCACGATAAGTACAAATTTTTCGAAATGACGCTTCAAATAGAGGAATTCGATGAACGAATGGAAAATTGTAAACAATGCAAGGCGTTATCGCAATAG
- the LOC105666163 gene encoding zinc transporter 2 isoform X4, whose product MDKAFRSNHTSYLPRERKQGERKTLRARGLFEDKAVYGYGTSIPPNNNEMDENEETSSRKVIFCVHGKLSGCCTVVKGSATSIDETTETAATAVTATALAIGGADFQQTPSTVPEDHCHRERDEEIDKKARKKLLLASTLCVIFMIAEIVGGVLSNSLAIATDAAHLLTDFASFMISLFSIWVANRPATKKMPFGWYRAEVIGALTSVLLIWVVTGILFYLAVERIIHKSFQLDSTVMLITSGVGVAVNLVMGLSLHEHGHSHGHGSEKPNRNIDNERLDDENLSHKRKNINVRAAFIHVLGDFIQSIGVFVAALVIYFKPNWSIVDPICTFLFSLLVILTTVAIIKDVMNVLMEGIPKGFEYSQVESTFMQIEGVMKVHNLRIWALSLDKTALSAHLAIKPGASPHNILRTATRNIHDKYKFFEMTLQIEEFDERMENCKQCKALSQ is encoded by the exons TTATCTTCCGCGTGAACGAAAACAAGGAGAGAGGAAAACATTACGGGCCAGAGGATT ATTCGAAGACAAGGCTGTATACGGATATGGGACGAGCATTCCACCGAATAACAATGAGATGGATGAGAACGAAGAGACCTCGTCGCGGAAGGTGATCTTTTGCGTTCACGGCAAGCTTTCTGGTTGTTGTACGGTTGTGAAGGGCAGTGCTACATCGATCGATGAAACTACCGAAACAGCCGCAACTGCAGTTACTGCCACCGCTCTCGCCATCGGCGGAGCCGATTTCCAACAAACTCCTTCCA CTGTACCAGAGGACCATTGTCACAGGGAAAGAGACGAAGAGATCGATAAAAAGGCAAGAAAGAAATTACTGCTTGCCAGTACGTTGTGCGTAATTTTTATGATAGCAGAAATCGTAG GTGGAGTATTATCGAATAGTTTGGCGATCGCAACGGATGCTGCGCACCTATTAACCGATTTTGCATCGTTTATGATCTCTTTATTCTCGATATGGGTAGCTAATAGACCGGCAACGAAAAAAATGCCCTTTGGATGGTATCGAGCGGAA GTGATAGGAGCCTTGACGTCGGTTTTACTAATATGGGTAGTTACGGGAATTCTTTTTTATCTGGCAGTCGAGAGAATAATTCACAAAAGTTTTCAACTAGATAGCACCGTCATGTTGATTACCTCTGGCGTTGGCGTTGCGGTAAATCTAGT AATGGGCTTATCGCTGCATGAGCACGGCCATAGTCATGGACATGGTTCAGAGAAGCCGAATCGAAATATAGACAACGAGAGACTCGATGACGAAAATCTGTCTCACAAGAGGAAAAATATCAACGTTCGCGCTGCTTTTATTCACGTTTTAGGAGACTTCATACAAAGCATAGGGGTTTTCGTTGCAGCATTGGTTATTTATTTCAAG CCAAACTGGAGCATAGTCGATCCAATTTGCACTTTCCTCTTTTCACTGTTGGTAATATTAACCACGGTTGCAATAATCAAAGACGTGATGAACGTTTTAATGGAAGGAATTCCAAAAGGATTTGAATATTCCCAAGTGGAGAGTACATTTATGCAAATCGAAGGTGTGATGAAGGTGCACAATCTTCGTATCTGGGCGCTTTCGCTGGATAAAACCGCGTTATCCGCGCATCTTGCAATAA AACCAGGTGCGAGTCCTCACAATATACTGCGTACTGCTACTAGAAATATTCACGATAAGTACAAATTTTTCGAAATGACGCTTCAAATAGAGGAATTCGATGAACGAATGGAAAATTGTAAACAATGCAAGGCGTTATCGCAATAG
- the LOC105666163 gene encoding zinc transporter 2 isoform X1 — translation MKKRRERKDPVSTHVHTGTLSFFEVISSNTRLPRRDFLCKNYLPRERKQGERKTLRARGLFEDKAVYGYGTSIPPNNNEMDENEETSSRKVIFCVHGKLSGCCTVVKGSATSIDETTETAATAVTATALAIGGADFQQTPSTVPEDHCHRERDEEIDKKARKKLLLASTLCVIFMIAEIVGGVLSNSLAIATDAAHLLTDFASFMISLFSIWVANRPATKKMPFGWYRAEVIGALTSVLLIWVVTGILFYLAVERIIHKSFQLDSTVMLITSGVGVAVNLVMGLSLHEHGHSHGHGSEKPNRNIDNERLDDENLSHKRKNINVRAAFIHVLGDFIQSIGVFVAALVIYFKPNWSIVDPICTFLFSLLVILTTVAIIKDVMNVLMEGIPKGFEYSQVESTFMQIEGVMKVHNLRIWALSLDKTALSAHLAIKPGASPHNILRTATRNIHDKYKFFEMTLQIEEFDERMENCKQCKALSQ, via the exons AtgaaaaagaggagagaaagaaaggatcCTGTAAGCACACATGTACACACAGGTACATTGTCGTTTTTTGAAGTTATATCATCGAACACACGTTTACCTCGAAGAGATTTTCTTTGCAAAAA TTATCTTCCGCGTGAACGAAAACAAGGAGAGAGGAAAACATTACGGGCCAGAGGATT ATTCGAAGACAAGGCTGTATACGGATATGGGACGAGCATTCCACCGAATAACAATGAGATGGATGAGAACGAAGAGACCTCGTCGCGGAAGGTGATCTTTTGCGTTCACGGCAAGCTTTCTGGTTGTTGTACGGTTGTGAAGGGCAGTGCTACATCGATCGATGAAACTACCGAAACAGCCGCAACTGCAGTTACTGCCACCGCTCTCGCCATCGGCGGAGCCGATTTCCAACAAACTCCTTCCA CTGTACCAGAGGACCATTGTCACAGGGAAAGAGACGAAGAGATCGATAAAAAGGCAAGAAAGAAATTACTGCTTGCCAGTACGTTGTGCGTAATTTTTATGATAGCAGAAATCGTAG GTGGAGTATTATCGAATAGTTTGGCGATCGCAACGGATGCTGCGCACCTATTAACCGATTTTGCATCGTTTATGATCTCTTTATTCTCGATATGGGTAGCTAATAGACCGGCAACGAAAAAAATGCCCTTTGGATGGTATCGAGCGGAA GTGATAGGAGCCTTGACGTCGGTTTTACTAATATGGGTAGTTACGGGAATTCTTTTTTATCTGGCAGTCGAGAGAATAATTCACAAAAGTTTTCAACTAGATAGCACCGTCATGTTGATTACCTCTGGCGTTGGCGTTGCGGTAAATCTAGT AATGGGCTTATCGCTGCATGAGCACGGCCATAGTCATGGACATGGTTCAGAGAAGCCGAATCGAAATATAGACAACGAGAGACTCGATGACGAAAATCTGTCTCACAAGAGGAAAAATATCAACGTTCGCGCTGCTTTTATTCACGTTTTAGGAGACTTCATACAAAGCATAGGGGTTTTCGTTGCAGCATTGGTTATTTATTTCAAG CCAAACTGGAGCATAGTCGATCCAATTTGCACTTTCCTCTTTTCACTGTTGGTAATATTAACCACGGTTGCAATAATCAAAGACGTGATGAACGTTTTAATGGAAGGAATTCCAAAAGGATTTGAATATTCCCAAGTGGAGAGTACATTTATGCAAATCGAAGGTGTGATGAAGGTGCACAATCTTCGTATCTGGGCGCTTTCGCTGGATAAAACCGCGTTATCCGCGCATCTTGCAATAA AACCAGGTGCGAGTCCTCACAATATACTGCGTACTGCTACTAGAAATATTCACGATAAGTACAAATTTTTCGAAATGACGCTTCAAATAGAGGAATTCGATGAACGAATGGAAAATTGTAAACAATGCAAGGCGTTATCGCAATAG
- the LOC105666163 gene encoding zinc transporter 2 isoform X2 encodes MKKRRERKDPVSTHVHTGTLSFFEVISSNTRLPRRDFLCKKFEDKAVYGYGTSIPPNNNEMDENEETSSRKVIFCVHGKLSGCCTVVKGSATSIDETTETAATAVTATALAIGGADFQQTPSTVPEDHCHRERDEEIDKKARKKLLLASTLCVIFMIAEIVGGVLSNSLAIATDAAHLLTDFASFMISLFSIWVANRPATKKMPFGWYRAEVIGALTSVLLIWVVTGILFYLAVERIIHKSFQLDSTVMLITSGVGVAVNLVMGLSLHEHGHSHGHGSEKPNRNIDNERLDDENLSHKRKNINVRAAFIHVLGDFIQSIGVFVAALVIYFKPNWSIVDPICTFLFSLLVILTTVAIIKDVMNVLMEGIPKGFEYSQVESTFMQIEGVMKVHNLRIWALSLDKTALSAHLAIKPGASPHNILRTATRNIHDKYKFFEMTLQIEEFDERMENCKQCKALSQ; translated from the exons AtgaaaaagaggagagaaagaaaggatcCTGTAAGCACACATGTACACACAGGTACATTGTCGTTTTTTGAAGTTATATCATCGAACACACGTTTACCTCGAAGAGATTTTCTTTGCAAAAA ATTCGAAGACAAGGCTGTATACGGATATGGGACGAGCATTCCACCGAATAACAATGAGATGGATGAGAACGAAGAGACCTCGTCGCGGAAGGTGATCTTTTGCGTTCACGGCAAGCTTTCTGGTTGTTGTACGGTTGTGAAGGGCAGTGCTACATCGATCGATGAAACTACCGAAACAGCCGCAACTGCAGTTACTGCCACCGCTCTCGCCATCGGCGGAGCCGATTTCCAACAAACTCCTTCCA CTGTACCAGAGGACCATTGTCACAGGGAAAGAGACGAAGAGATCGATAAAAAGGCAAGAAAGAAATTACTGCTTGCCAGTACGTTGTGCGTAATTTTTATGATAGCAGAAATCGTAG GTGGAGTATTATCGAATAGTTTGGCGATCGCAACGGATGCTGCGCACCTATTAACCGATTTTGCATCGTTTATGATCTCTTTATTCTCGATATGGGTAGCTAATAGACCGGCAACGAAAAAAATGCCCTTTGGATGGTATCGAGCGGAA GTGATAGGAGCCTTGACGTCGGTTTTACTAATATGGGTAGTTACGGGAATTCTTTTTTATCTGGCAGTCGAGAGAATAATTCACAAAAGTTTTCAACTAGATAGCACCGTCATGTTGATTACCTCTGGCGTTGGCGTTGCGGTAAATCTAGT AATGGGCTTATCGCTGCATGAGCACGGCCATAGTCATGGACATGGTTCAGAGAAGCCGAATCGAAATATAGACAACGAGAGACTCGATGACGAAAATCTGTCTCACAAGAGGAAAAATATCAACGTTCGCGCTGCTTTTATTCACGTTTTAGGAGACTTCATACAAAGCATAGGGGTTTTCGTTGCAGCATTGGTTATTTATTTCAAG CCAAACTGGAGCATAGTCGATCCAATTTGCACTTTCCTCTTTTCACTGTTGGTAATATTAACCACGGTTGCAATAATCAAAGACGTGATGAACGTTTTAATGGAAGGAATTCCAAAAGGATTTGAATATTCCCAAGTGGAGAGTACATTTATGCAAATCGAAGGTGTGATGAAGGTGCACAATCTTCGTATCTGGGCGCTTTCGCTGGATAAAACCGCGTTATCCGCGCATCTTGCAATAA AACCAGGTGCGAGTCCTCACAATATACTGCGTACTGCTACTAGAAATATTCACGATAAGTACAAATTTTTCGAAATGACGCTTCAAATAGAGGAATTCGATGAACGAATGGAAAATTGTAAACAATGCAAGGCGTTATCGCAATAG